tgacgtcaaaaaatgaaggaggaaatatcttctccaggttgcacaatatgatcggaatgttatgatgaagttgttcgatgacttcttccttgaacgtacgtgtgctgagatctctgaaaaaagcgccgatggctgtatattgcaaaagtaatcaaattaataacatttcataacatatgtatatatattaacgttttataattacctgcaagtgcttcatggacatttgctggaaggagctcggcaaaagcaaatggaagtagtcgttgcataaacacatgacaatcatgactcttcattccggagaacttttgacctcgttcaacacatcttgacagatttgaaacataaccatcaggaaacttaacttctgatgcaacccagtcaaacaaggttgttttggcttctgatgacaaccggaagatgggaacaggaacgtttccattgctcttgatatgtaactcacttcttgagcaaatatcaggtaagtccatccttgactttttgttatcttttgtcttcccagggacgttaagtaatgtattcatgatgttctcaaaaaagttcttctcaatatgcatgacatccagattgtggcgtaagagaagatccttccaatagggtagctcccaaaatatactcttcttatgccaattgtgagacacaccatatccatcaggcatatttccaggaacatgccaatttcctccaactttaactgtttcctgagctccgtaataatcaatgtctgcttcgatctgctggccggtgagatatggaggaggaccgtctctgacaatttttttgtgccgaaacaatgtcttatttcttctgtacggatgggcaagtggaagaaagcgacgatgacagtcaaaccaacaactcttcctaccattcttcagttgaaaagcatccgtcgatccaagacaatatggacaagataatcttccatgtgttgtccagccagacaacatcccataagcagggaaatcacttatcgtccacagcagaactgctcgcatcgtaaaattgtttttcaaggaacaatcgtacgtcctcaccccttctgaccacaattgctttagctcttctatcaacggttgaagaaaaacatcaagagaccgttttggatgcttcggcccagggattaatatggtcaaaaatagaaattcttgttccatgcacatatccggcggtaaattgtacggcgtaagaatgactggccacaaagaatattgtctaccagacattccaaatggactaaatccatcggtgcataacccaagatagacattccgaatatttgtagcaaaatctgcgtgtaccttgttgaaatgtttccacgctcttgcgtctgatggatgtgcaacctcaccatctctctggacatgttccgcatgccacctcatcgatgcagcagtcctctcagattgatataatcttttcaatctgtctgtaattggtaggtaccacatcctttggtacggtaccctattcctcccacggccttgcggtttgaatcgtggttttttgcagaatcgacactcttctaacttgtcatcttctttccagtagatcatgcagttgtcgatgcaaacatcaatcatctccgaaggcaacccaagactataaaccaatttctgaatctcataataagattcagcagacacgttgtcttctggcaaatactctttaaacaactccgcccatgcatccatgcaattctcaggtaaattatgatccgttttaatattcatcatcctagctgctagagacaatttagagagaccttctctacaaccagtgtagattggttgatttgcagcatctagcatttcataaaacctttttgcatccaaattaggttcttctacatttccagttccatcagctattgttgtagttgtttctaaaaatgcatcactaatcatatcttgaaccctatcatgatctaccatctgctcatgatcttgatgataattatattcattatgcaaatgattcggttcttcactatgatgaccatcctcaaaattattattactactactagcttcatttcccccataaccctctccatgttgataccaaatgtagtactgtggtgtaaatcctctgtttactaaatgcttccatacagtttcactacgtgcaaattttgaattcttgcatttccgacaggggcagaacatcttaccgctttcctgtgtgatcggtgtacagcccgcctggtgcatgaatgtctctagcccgctcagaaatgcgttcgtcaccctcccgtcggaatctttgtgcaaatacatccaactccgtaactcgtaaatactaccgccaccggccatttttttcttagatttttttttgaaatctttttttttctgatttttttttcggattttttttctcccgtttgtgtgttgtgaggaagagagttgtgggaaatgacatatatatagagaaattttcgagttgggtagttgaaatataacaacgattttacaaggaatattttacatggattttacatggttttaacatattatttacaacgactttacgacgaaattaggtaagttaaagcacattgaatacacgttttcacctaaatataacggtaacatgcttcgttgtaatgtcgatgtaatgattacgacgtatttctcattccacgtacattcgtcgtaaacttacacggagtttacgacgaaatcagttcgtcgtaaatttacatggcgtttacgacgaaagttatattcctcgtaatttcgttgtaaagaccatgtaaatttacgaagaaatattttcgtcgtaaatgttcgttgttacgggcacgttttcttgtagtgttttggTTTTTGTGTAATAGTTTGATCtgcaatttttcattttatttatatgtatatttggtttatataacaaaatagttaattattatttacaatttgtgTTTTTACTGTTTAACTTTAAAACATTCTTATTAGCAAGCATTTTTGATGAAAGTGAAAGTAAAAGTGACCAACCTCTGTTTACAAGCCAATCGCCCAAAGCACTTTTTCACAAAGGAAAAAGGAGGTTCTTAAGGTTCAGGAAAGTGATAATAAGGTAGGTGATTTTTTAACCTCTTTATTGATGCTAGATGATAAACTGTTTCCTGAATTGGGGAACTGCATGGAAGATGGTATGATAGGAGAGGATGTCcaagaagaagatcaaagtCTCTCTACTGTGCAAAATGAAGTGAGCACGAACAGGAATATGGAGACGGTCACTGCTTAGAATGATGAAGAtatgtttggatttgattttggAACAAATCTTTCTAATATGATTCTGAAGATGGATGCGGTCACGGGCAGCCTTTATCAGATGGAAAGGAGTTTGGGGAGAAGAAGGTAGGTatgaagaagaagcttattgatGTATTGAGTTTTTCATGGTTTTAACTTTCTCATTTCTCATGTTTTTCATcggtttatcatatatttaaatgcaTTTAGTGTCTATGCATGTGCATTTCTACTGTGGAGCTTTTGGAACATGAACTTAGATGAAAGGAGACATTTTTTTgcggtaaaatgttaaatattatacCAATTTTCAATTTGTGACAGAAGACTATACGAAATGAAACAAAACACAAGGACTAACAACGAGAAGCGACCTTATGTCGGCTAAAAAAGGTTTGTCTGTGGCTTTTTCAAGCCGAGCCTTGGTTCCACAAGCTGGTATGTGGGTATATGGCACTACAAACTGCCTAAGGAAGTTCTATGGGTTGCGAACAGAGACAACCCACTCTCCGACCCCATTGGAAAGCTCAAGGTAATTAACTCCAACCTTGTCCTCCTTGACCAATATGGCACCCGTGTCTGGTGGACCAATGTGACTAGTACAAATCTGAACAAGACGCCACTAGTTGTTGAGCTTCTTGACAGTGGAAATTTAATATTGAGATACTCCGACAATAACAACAACTCATATGAGTGGCAGAGTTTCGATTTTCCGACAGATACTTAAGTGTCTGAAATGAAGTTAGGTTGGGTGTTAGAAATTGAAGAACatagtgaagaacaagagagagagatgtttaatctagaaagtagagagagatagagtaaaTAAGGAGAATCTTATTTGCTTGATTAATTTGCTTATGGGAACATTCCTtatatataggggttacaagtaTGGCAAATGGTAGATGAGATATGATAAACTAAtaatccattgtcttgagactttAACCCACCATacatgcttgtcccttgtagtggcatctccattgtcttgagaccttaacccaccatgcatgcttgtcccttgtagtggcatctccattgtcttgagaccttaaccaaccatGCATGCTTGTCTCTTATAGTggtatctccattgtcttgagaccttaatcaaccatcttgtttcttattgcttcatcttcacaCTCCCCCTCAGGCTTGACCATAGGGACTGGTCAaacttggaaaccatgaagcattccctcattaaaacctttagcttggaaaaacctcatgggataaaaaccaagccaaggaaaaagagtagaacacttcatggctAAGAGGATTAGTGTGATGAAAAATCTACGAGTCCTAACTTGGAATGTATGAACTCGCAAACCTTGGtgcttgcagccttggtaaagatgtcagctagttgatcctcacttcttgtgtagcaggGTAAGATGATCTTTTGTTCCACTGCTTGCCTAactttatgacaatccacctcaatgtgtttagtcctctcatggaacacactgTTGGAAGCTATGTGTAttgctgcttgattatcacaatgcatggtgatTGGAGTTGATGTCTCTATACCCAAGTCTCGAAGTAGGTTTCTGATCCAAATCAACTCACTAGTGAGCTTCCTCATTGccctatattcagcttcagcacttgagcatgacactatcttctgtttcttgctcttccaagtgacaagaTTGCCTCCAataaatgtacaatagccggtagtGGATCTCCTATCCACTctgtctcctgcccaatcagcatcacaatacccaactatctctgtatttttgttgcatcccatccacactccttgccCTGGCGCCTCTCTTAGGTATCTTAGGATCCTTTCAACCATGTTCCAATGGTGTATCTTGGGAGCTTGCATATTCTGGCTTACTTGGTTAACTGCAAAGCATACATCAGGCCTGGTGATGGTGAGGTATATCAGCTTTCCTACAATTCTTCTATAGTGTTTAACGTCAGTATAGggcttgtcttcaatctccccctcacgcagcacCTTATACCCATCTTCTAGTGGAGTCTTGGCTACTTTCGCTCCAAGATTTCCTGCCtcattcaaaagatcaagtgtgtacttcctttgagataagaaaagcccctctttagagcggcatatttctatccctagaaagtactttagctcacccaaatctttaatatcaaaagtaGACTTAAGAAAGACTTTGGTTGAGATAATACCTTCCTTGTCACTTCCTGTGATGATAATATCATCTACATAAATAAGAATCACCACAATTCCTTGCttgcttgtgagtgtgaagagtgtatgatcagcttctgactttacaaaccctcttccattgagagttgtactcagtttgtggtaccaagcccttggtgactgttttaacccatatattgctttcttcaaccttaggacattccctggcttgaccatgtcttccatacccggaggtggcctcatgtaaacctcatcctccagctctccttgaagaaaagcatttttgacatccatctgccataaatcccaTTCCAAGTTCACTGCCAATGAGAGTAGAATTCTTatggtgtggagtttagctactggtgcaaatgtatccagatagtcttctccatagacttgggtgtatcctcttgcaactagccttgttttctttctttctggtttcccattggcaaggtacttgatggtgaagagtaGACGGCTTGTAACAGCT
The window above is part of the Brassica napus cultivar Da-Ae chromosome C8, Da-Ae, whole genome shotgun sequence genome. Proteins encoded here:
- the LOC111208955 gene encoding S-locus-specific glycoprotein S13 gives rise to the protein MLDDKLFPELGNCMEDGMIGEDVQEEDQNGCGHGQPLSDGKEFGEKKPSLGSTSWYVGIWHYKLPKEVLWVANRDNPLSDPIGKLKVINSNLVLLDQYGTRVWWTNVTSTNLNKTPLVVELLDSGNLILRYSDNNNNSYEWQSFDFPTDT